One segment of Gilliamella sp. ESL0441 DNA contains the following:
- a CDS encoding CoA pyrophosphatase codes for MITLENITQRIKKRNNSKYTKDKAAVLLPIVNIEGKLALLFQVRSKKLRWQPGDICFPGGRMDDSDLTPEQTAKRETCEELGIPLSEIFILGELPKFIASFGLMIYPFVGQITTLANLKLNTNEVEEVFTVPIEWFINNSPQHSIINLGHKGTDNFPFHLIPNITSEWQKRSAHNILYYSYNNHIIWGLTAQVLNDFINTIR; via the coding sequence ATGATTACCCTAGAAAACATTACCCAACGAATAAAAAAGCGAAACAACAGCAAATATACGAAAGATAAAGCTGCTGTTTTACTCCCCATTGTCAATATTGAAGGAAAATTAGCACTATTATTTCAAGTTAGGTCAAAAAAGCTTAGATGGCAGCCGGGTGATATTTGTTTTCCAGGCGGACGCATGGATGACTCAGATTTAACTCCAGAACAGACTGCCAAACGAGAAACTTGCGAAGAATTAGGTATCCCATTGAGTGAAATATTTATTTTAGGTGAATTACCTAAATTTATTGCTTCATTCGGATTGATGATTTACCCATTTGTAGGTCAAATAACCACATTAGCCAACCTTAAACTGAATACCAATGAAGTTGAAGAGGTTTTTACCGTGCCGATAGAATGGTTTATAAATAATTCACCTCAACATTCCATAATAAATCTGGGTCATAAAGGTACGGATAACTTTCCTTTTCACCTAATACCTAATATCACCTCAGAATGGCAAAAAAGATCTGCTCATAACATCTTGTATTATTCCTACAATAATCATATTATTTGGGGATTAACAGCTCAAGTTTTAAATGATTTTATTAACACAATCCGTTGA
- the lepA gene encoding translation elongation factor 4 codes for MNKNIRNFSIIAHIDHGKSTLSDRIIQICGGLSDREMEAQVLDSMDLERERGITIKAQSVTLDYHAKNGETYQLNFIDTPGHVDFSYEVSRSLAACEGALLVVDAGQGVEAQTLANCYTALDMDLEVVPVLNKIDLPAAEPERVAEEIEDIVGIDASNAVRCSAKTGVGVIDVLEQLVNDIPAPEGDPNAPLQALIIDSWFDNYLGVVSLIRIKNGELNKGDKIKVMSTGMTYNVDRLGIFTPKQVDKTCLHCGEVGWVVCAIKDILGAPVGDTLTSAKSPADKPLPGFKKVKPQVYAGLFPTSSDDYEAFRDALGKLSLNDASLFYEPENSGALGFGFRCGFLGLLHMEIIQERLEREYNLDLITTAPTVVYEVLTTSNEIIYVDSPAKLPAVNNINELREPIAECNILVPQTYLGNVITLCVEKRGVQTNMVYHGNQVALTYEIPMTEVVLDFFDKLKSTSRGYASLDYSFKRFQVADMVRLDVLINGERVDALALITHKDNAPYRGRELVEKMKDLIPRQQFDIAIQAAIGNHVIARSTVKQLRKNVLAKCYGGDVSRKKKLLQKQKEGKKRMKQVGNVELPQEAFLAILHVGKD; via the coding sequence ATGAATAAAAATATCCGCAATTTTTCAATTATTGCTCATATTGACCATGGTAAATCCACACTTTCCGACCGCATTATACAAATTTGTGGTGGACTTTCAGATCGTGAAATGGAAGCACAGGTGTTAGATTCAATGGATCTTGAACGTGAACGTGGTATAACTATTAAAGCACAGAGTGTTACCCTAGATTACCATGCAAAAAATGGCGAAACCTATCAACTTAATTTCATCGATACACCAGGACATGTTGATTTTTCTTATGAGGTTTCACGTTCACTTGCTGCATGTGAAGGCGCATTGTTAGTCGTTGATGCAGGACAAGGTGTTGAGGCACAGACACTTGCTAACTGTTATACTGCTTTAGATATGGATCTAGAAGTTGTTCCTGTTTTGAACAAAATTGATTTGCCCGCAGCTGAGCCTGAACGCGTTGCAGAAGAGATAGAAGACATTGTTGGTATTGATGCATCCAATGCGGTTCGATGTTCAGCTAAAACTGGGGTTGGCGTTATTGATGTTTTGGAACAACTTGTTAACGATATTCCCGCACCAGAAGGCGATCCAAACGCACCTTTGCAAGCTTTGATTATTGATTCATGGTTTGATAACTATTTAGGTGTGGTATCGTTAATTCGTATTAAAAATGGTGAATTAAATAAAGGTGACAAAATAAAAGTCATGAGTACAGGCATGACTTACAATGTTGATCGTCTTGGAATATTCACGCCTAAACAAGTTGATAAAACTTGTCTTCATTGTGGTGAAGTGGGTTGGGTTGTTTGTGCAATCAAAGATATTTTAGGTGCTCCGGTTGGTGATACGTTAACTTCTGCTAAATCACCAGCAGATAAACCTTTACCTGGTTTCAAAAAAGTAAAACCACAAGTATATGCTGGGTTATTTCCAACGAGTTCTGATGATTATGAAGCTTTCCGAGATGCATTAGGTAAATTAAGTTTGAATGATGCTTCTTTATTTTATGAGCCTGAAAATTCTGGTGCTTTAGGTTTTGGTTTCCGTTGTGGTTTCCTTGGTTTATTACATATGGAAATCATTCAAGAGCGGTTAGAACGTGAATACAATTTAGATTTGATTACAACAGCACCGACAGTTGTGTATGAAGTATTAACCACATCTAATGAAATTATTTACGTCGATAGTCCAGCAAAATTACCAGCAGTGAATAACATAAATGAATTACGTGAACCGATTGCTGAATGTAACATTTTAGTTCCACAAACTTATTTAGGTAATGTGATAACCTTATGTGTCGAAAAGCGCGGTGTACAAACAAATATGGTATATCATGGCAATCAAGTCGCTCTAACTTATGAAATACCTATGACCGAAGTTGTTTTAGACTTTTTTGATAAACTAAAATCAACTTCTCGAGGTTATGCGTCTTTGGATTATAGTTTTAAACGTTTCCAAGTTGCAGATATGGTCAGGTTAGATGTTCTTATTAATGGAGAGCGTGTTGATGCTTTGGCATTAATTACCCACAAGGATAATGCACCTTATCGTGGTCGTGAATTAGTCGAAAAAATGAAAGATCTCATACCAAGACAACAGTTTGACATCGCTATTCAGGCTGCAATTGGCAATCATGTTATTGCTCGTTCAACCGTTAAGCAACTACGTAAAAACGTTTTAGCTAAATGTTATGGTGGTGACGTTAGTCGTAAGAAAAAACTTTTACAGAAACAAAAAGAAGGTAAAAAACGCATGAAACAAGTCGGTAATGTTGAATTACCACAAGAAGCGTTTTTAGCTATTTTACATGTCGGTAAAGATTAA
- a CDS encoding class I adenylate cyclase encodes MSNLDNAMQYNISNVKKELKHLVHLKHERALAGMSVEFKRVFSLLPAIFHFNDPKLPGFHQLDTPCGIAFYQIPDSICAQLKNDFDFVCTEENSIPSISALYSMGSTCSIGQSIESDLDIWVCVESNLSETRKQALNEKCRLVEQWAKQQNVKLTLFVVDVDRFINNHHECLMGENCGSAQHILLLEEFYRTATLLAGKYLLWFVVPHNFTINNIKYPTYKQCVKALIELDLINRDEWLDFGPLTGLSAEEYFGASLWQLYKSIDSPFKAVLKTLLLEAYSWIYPENRPIAYEMRKSIQEFNSQKGINLDSYYMLLERITAYLVEIKDFERLELIRMCFYLKVNEKLSQTQYISSWRREILENIVKEWGWSSERIAKLDSSHTWKIEQVREMHEILLQTMMTGYRNLLNFGRRNNLDSIISPQDMAVLTRKLYASYEVLPGKITTLKLNISNNLQEEALTFIHVKEDRINRAGWYVYNQKPELESISGHQYLEYSKYLVKLVGWCYFNGLIADTTEFHYRDGDEQGNTKINKFIENLKEYFPIEVPAATEEQLYGPCEIRHLAIILNLEDDPSTNLDIEFEISKNVLNYGKKELSLVGSVDLLYRNSWNEIRVLHFSGSLCVLEAIKTLLNRMHKDADLPDLMEIFCYSKYLGNEIKQQMKKLMDECIELRLTTTQNNSTQVKPLRIDGSSWYLFFERLGVSVHQFENAIDFYGAVSNNKVQGRPLNMLDQTNELPKEIDSVAYEGIIQFFFEDTDSGFDLYILNENNQVEIYRNCNGTKENMVKDINDFYVLSDDRFTFKTSSSVNFNLPQFYQITYNDKGKREIFLLN; translated from the coding sequence GTGTCTAATCTAGATAATGCTATGCAATATAATATTAGTAACGTAAAAAAAGAACTTAAACATCTTGTTCATCTTAAACATGAACGTGCTTTGGCTGGAATGTCAGTTGAATTTAAACGTGTATTTTCGTTGCTACCTGCTATTTTTCATTTTAATGATCCAAAATTACCTGGCTTTCACCAATTAGATACTCCATGCGGTATTGCTTTTTATCAAATACCAGATTCAATTTGTGCTCAGCTTAAAAATGATTTTGATTTTGTTTGTACTGAAGAAAATTCCATTCCATCAATATCTGCATTATATTCGATGGGAAGTACATGTTCTATAGGTCAATCAATAGAGTCAGATCTTGATATTTGGGTCTGTGTAGAAAGTAATTTATCTGAAACAAGAAAGCAAGCTTTAAATGAAAAATGTCGACTGGTTGAACAATGGGCAAAGCAACAAAACGTTAAGTTAACATTATTTGTGGTAGATGTTGATCGTTTTATTAATAATCATCATGAATGTTTGATGGGTGAAAACTGTGGTTCGGCACAACATATTTTATTACTTGAAGAGTTTTATCGAACTGCAACACTATTAGCTGGAAAATATCTATTGTGGTTTGTTGTTCCACATAATTTTACGATTAACAATATAAAATATCCTACCTATAAACAATGCGTGAAAGCTTTAATTGAGTTGGATTTGATAAACAGAGATGAATGGTTAGATTTTGGGCCATTAACAGGGTTATCAGCAGAAGAGTATTTTGGAGCCAGTTTATGGCAACTTTATAAAAGTATTGATTCACCATTTAAAGCTGTGTTAAAAACATTATTGCTAGAAGCTTATTCTTGGATATACCCCGAAAATAGACCTATTGCCTACGAAATGAGGAAATCTATTCAAGAATTTAACTCTCAGAAAGGAATCAACCTAGATTCTTATTATATGCTTTTAGAAAGAATAACCGCTTATCTTGTTGAAATTAAGGATTTTGAACGGCTCGAGCTGATAAGAATGTGTTTCTATCTTAAAGTGAATGAAAAATTATCTCAAACTCAATACATATCTTCATGGCGACGTGAAATATTAGAAAATATCGTTAAAGAGTGGGGGTGGAGCTCCGAACGTATAGCAAAACTTGATTCAAGCCATACGTGGAAAATTGAACAAGTTCGTGAAATGCATGAAATACTATTACAAACGATGATGACGGGATATCGTAATTTATTAAATTTTGGTCGTCGCAATAATTTAGATTCTATTATAAGCCCGCAAGATATGGCTGTTTTAACCCGTAAGCTTTATGCATCCTACGAAGTATTGCCGGGTAAAATAACTACCTTAAAACTTAATATTTCTAATAATTTGCAAGAAGAAGCGTTAACGTTTATTCACGTAAAAGAAGATCGAATAAATCGAGCGGGTTGGTATGTTTATAACCAAAAACCTGAATTAGAATCTATTTCAGGTCATCAATATCTTGAGTACAGTAAATATCTTGTTAAATTAGTTGGATGGTGTTATTTCAATGGTTTGATAGCGGACACAACCGAATTTCATTATCGAGATGGTGATGAGCAAGGTAATACAAAAATTAATAAATTTATTGAAAACTTGAAAGAATATTTTCCTATTGAAGTCCCTGCTGCAACTGAAGAACAACTTTATGGTCCATGCGAAATTCGCCATTTAGCTATTATTTTAAATCTTGAAGATGATCCTAGTACAAATTTAGATATTGAATTTGAGATAAGTAAGAATGTTTTGAACTATGGTAAAAAAGAACTTAGTTTAGTGGGGTCAGTTGATTTACTATACCGAAATTCCTGGAATGAGATTCGGGTATTGCATTTTAGCGGTTCGCTATGTGTATTAGAAGCCATCAAAACGCTCCTTAATCGGATGCATAAAGATGCAGATCTACCAGATTTAATGGAGATCTTTTGCTACAGTAAATACCTTGGTAATGAAATTAAACAACAAATGAAGAAATTAATGGATGAATGTATTGAGTTACGTTTAACCACAACCCAGAATAATTCAACGCAAGTTAAACCATTGCGGATCGATGGATCTTCTTGGTATCTGTTTTTCGAACGACTGGGCGTATCAGTTCATCAATTCGAAAATGCGATCGATTTTTATGGTGCCGTATCGAATAATAAAGTACAGGGTCGACCTTTAAATATGTTAGATCAGACCAATGAATTACCTAAAGAAATTGATAGTGTTGCTTATGAAGGGATCATTCAATTTTTCTTTGAAGATACTGATTCTGGTTTTGATCTTTATATTCTAAACGAAAACAACCAAGTAGAAATTTATCGTAATTGCAATGGAACGAAAGAAAATATGGTCAAAGATATTAATGATTTTTATGTATTATCTGATGATCGTTTTACCTTTAAAACGAGTAGTTCGGTGAATTTTAATCTCCCTCAATTTTATCAAATCACTTATAATGATAAAGGTAAGCGTGAGATCTTTTTATTAAATTAG
- a CDS encoding RseA family anti-sigma factor, whose amino-acid sequence MQIEQKEQLSLLMDGESIDNRFIDEVSKDECLQSCWHRYHLVREAMRSELHSCSLTMDISKQVAQVIASDNLYNELTEQPNIHNVAIPKKENLIWIRFKDALAKVSQVGLAACVTLAIIAGVQYQQSQTENKDGAPMFNTVPVGVNVAPVGGFQQQNDQQLLDKRQYDKIRLLVQDYELQKRLNAH is encoded by the coding sequence ATGCAAATAGAACAAAAAGAGCAACTTTCATTACTCATGGATGGCGAGTCTATAGATAATCGTTTTATTGATGAAGTTTCAAAAGATGAATGTTTGCAATCTTGTTGGCATCGCTACCATCTTGTAAGAGAAGCCATGCGAAGTGAATTGCATAGTTGTTCATTAACTATGGATATTTCTAAACAAGTTGCACAAGTCATTGCTAGTGATAATCTTTATAATGAATTGACTGAGCAACCAAATATCCATAACGTCGCTATTCCTAAAAAAGAAAATCTAATTTGGATTCGTTTTAAAGATGCGCTTGCAAAAGTGAGTCAGGTTGGGCTTGCTGCGTGTGTTACTTTAGCTATTATTGCCGGTGTTCAGTATCAACAAAGCCAAACTGAAAACAAAGATGGTGCTCCGATGTTCAATACTGTACCTGTTGGTGTTAATGTTGCGCCAGTTGGAGGCTTTCAACAGCAAAATGATCAGCAACTGCTTGATAAAAGGCAGTATGATAAAATCAGATTACTTGTACAAGACTACGAATTACAAAAAAGATTAAATGCTCATTAA
- a CDS encoding YdgH/BhsA/McbA-like domain containing protein — protein sequence MKRFNKSSIAFAVLLSLPFVNVYAALPLTDEESSHLIPMKEISVTGNYLQAQNAADDISKAADEAGAKYYHITALEAAETSNSADSAIVYADIYQSNAPITLNEEETTYNGIVAYERNKALYYLPFEIVKFKGSFNNTSEITTEASKIAAEKDAYAFYISSIEPSNLKNQSQDIEVALYKKDAPVRDYIVTKAIAGENAYEISSDAFKTMKPYATIVFHGVFNNTTEVSAAAQKHAIANGAQFYYVKEVSTNPANTAQTIYVNLYK from the coding sequence ATGAAACGTTTCAATAAATCATCAATTGCATTTGCTGTATTATTATCTTTACCTTTTGTAAATGTTTATGCTGCATTACCATTAACTGACGAAGAAAGTAGTCATTTAATTCCGATGAAAGAAATTTCGGTAACGGGTAATTATTTGCAGGCCCAAAATGCAGCAGATGATATTTCAAAAGCTGCCGATGAAGCTGGAGCTAAGTATTATCATATTACTGCACTTGAAGCAGCAGAAACATCAAATTCAGCTGATTCTGCTATTGTTTATGCTGATATTTATCAATCAAATGCACCGATAACATTAAATGAAGAAGAAACGACATACAACGGTATTGTCGCTTATGAACGTAACAAAGCGCTTTATTATTTACCATTTGAAATTGTTAAATTTAAAGGAAGTTTTAACAATACTTCCGAAATAACTACTGAAGCTAGCAAAATAGCAGCAGAAAAAGATGCTTATGCATTTTACATCAGCTCAATCGAGCCTTCTAATTTAAAAAATCAATCACAAGATATTGAAGTTGCTTTATACAAAAAAGATGCACCTGTAAGAGATTATATTGTCACAAAAGCAATTGCAGGTGAAAATGCTTATGAAATCAGTAGTGATGCATTTAAAACAATGAAACCTTATGCAACAATTGTTTTCCATGGTGTATTTAACAATACAACAGAAGTAAGTGCCGCCGCACAAAAACATGCGATTGCTAACGGTGCTCAATTTTATTATGTTAAAGAGGTTTCAACCAATCCAGCCAATACTGCACAAACAATCTATGTTAATTTATACAAATAA
- the lepB gene encoding signal peptidase I, with the protein MANTFAIILTIATLITGIFWFLEKYRWKPARQRKVEEVRKQCNGDIDGKVLAEVGKPKGWVESLASFFPVLFVVLVIRSFLYEPFQIPSGSMMKTLLVGDFIAVQKYSYGLRDPITNTVIISTGHPKRGDIAVFKHPDGSKLDLIKRVIGLPGDKIVYSVEQKKIFIYPACKSTDKNCIGQESKPLNMNYSEPKLSDWKQVNRQSKSNPDFYTLEDYKERGIVDSNSLRSFDMQVQQETIGDNTHDILTTKGIMEKSEYFFHQKGQPIATWVVPEGNYFMMGDNRDNSGDSRYFGFVPESNFVGKATAIWISFEKQPNEWPTGIRFSRIGGIH; encoded by the coding sequence ATGGCTAATACATTCGCCATCATATTAACAATAGCAACATTGATAACAGGAATCTTTTGGTTTTTAGAAAAATACCGTTGGAAGCCTGCAAGGCAACGTAAAGTTGAAGAAGTCCGTAAACAGTGTAACGGTGACATCGATGGTAAAGTGCTAGCAGAAGTTGGTAAGCCAAAAGGTTGGGTCGAAAGTTTAGCATCTTTTTTCCCTGTCCTTTTTGTCGTGCTCGTTATTCGATCGTTTTTATATGAACCATTTCAGATTCCTTCAGGATCAATGATGAAAACACTATTAGTGGGTGATTTTATTGCTGTTCAGAAATATTCTTATGGATTACGAGATCCCATCACCAATACCGTCATTATATCAACTGGACATCCTAAACGAGGTGATATCGCTGTTTTTAAACATCCCGATGGTTCAAAATTAGATTTGATTAAAAGGGTTATTGGATTACCTGGCGACAAGATTGTTTACTCTGTGGAACAAAAGAAAATTTTTATCTATCCAGCTTGTAAGAGCACTGATAAAAATTGTATAGGACAAGAGTCAAAACCATTAAATATGAACTATAGCGAACCGAAATTAAGCGATTGGAAACAAGTTAATCGACAAAGTAAATCAAATCCCGATTTTTATACTTTAGAAGATTATAAAGAAAGGGGAATTGTCGATTCCAACTCTTTGAGATCTTTTGATATGCAAGTACAGCAAGAAACTATTGGTGATAATACTCACGATATCTTAACAACAAAAGGAATCATGGAAAAATCAGAATATTTCTTTCACCAAAAAGGGCAACCGATTGCGACTTGGGTTGTACCAGAAGGCAATTATTTCATGATGGGTGATAATCGTGATAATAGTGGCGATAGCCGTTATTTTGGATTTGTGCCTGAATCAAACTTCGTTGGTAAAGCGACAGCAATATGGATTAGCTTTGAAAAACAACCAAATGAATGGCCAACAGGTATTCGCTTTAGTCGTATTGGAGGCATCCACTAG
- the rnc gene encoding ribonuclease III — translation MSIKNLKSLQQSIGYQFQKLSLLELALTHRSANKRHNERLEFLGDSILSFVIADDLFHRFRQQDEGDLSQMRASLVCGTTLAEIGKAFNLGNYLILGQGELKSGGFRRESIIADAVEAIIGAIYLDSDIENVRRLILSWYESRLVEIKPGVKQKDSKTRLQEYLQGIHQERPCYLILEVTGDKHEQEFLIQCKLENDDHQYLGRGLSRRKAEQAAAQQALNQLGIK, via the coding sequence ATGAGTATTAAAAATTTAAAATCATTGCAACAGTCGATAGGCTATCAATTTCAAAAACTTTCTTTACTTGAATTAGCGCTGACTCATCGAAGTGCGAATAAACGACACAATGAACGCCTAGAGTTTCTAGGCGATTCTATTTTGAGCTTTGTAATTGCAGATGATCTTTTTCATCGATTTAGACAGCAAGATGAAGGTGATTTAAGTCAGATGCGAGCAAGTTTAGTTTGCGGTACAACATTGGCTGAAATAGGCAAAGCATTTAATTTAGGTAACTATCTGATTTTAGGACAAGGTGAATTAAAAAGCGGTGGTTTTCGTCGGGAATCAATTATTGCTGATGCGGTTGAAGCCATTATTGGTGCCATCTATTTAGATAGCGATATTGAAAATGTAAGGCGATTAATACTGTCTTGGTATGAGAGCCGGTTAGTTGAAATTAAACCGGGCGTGAAACAAAAAGATTCAAAAACAAGACTTCAAGAATACTTACAAGGTATACATCAAGAACGACCATGTTATCTGATCCTTGAAGTCACTGGTGATAAACATGAGCAAGAATTTTTGATTCAATGCAAACTTGAAAATGATGACCATCAATATTTAGGGCGAGGACTTAGTCGCCGTAAAGCCGAACAAGCTGCCGCTCAACAAGCACTCAATCAATTAGGTATAAAATGA
- a CDS encoding MucB/RseB C-terminal domain-containing protein yields MKSLFNFSIDIIKKKSSQFIAALSFVFLSLPACALDNDAPISLLNKMRNAVQNLDYQIHFLSQDKNQYVTTYEYTHLGAKEKKDTKALLLFLEGAAKEIILHDGVTSYFQPDSESFSITSPRIVEAFPDVIYNNFSELADIYDFTLLGKTRTANRSVQLVKMIAKDRDRYSYVIWIDEEIHLPIRIDLLDQHSEVISQFKVIDLDENFDKQKVKEYLDTRTYPILLSIEKQENVLEAWRLAWLPKGFKEIAAYNVNFYNSDIATKLYSDGVFSFTVNVSSEQANLSNQLIQQGGRTIFSTNIAHKNIIIIGNLPRTTIERIAQNIVEKSPQTSR; encoded by the coding sequence ATGAAATCTTTATTTAATTTTAGTATTGATATCATTAAAAAGAAGAGTAGCCAATTTATTGCTGCTCTTTCTTTCGTTTTTCTTTCTTTACCTGCCTGTGCTCTAGATAATGATGCCCCTATTTCATTACTCAATAAAATGCGTAATGCGGTTCAAAATCTTGATTACCAAATACACTTTCTTTCTCAGGATAAAAACCAATATGTTACTACCTATGAATATACGCATTTAGGTGCAAAAGAAAAAAAAGATACCAAAGCTCTATTACTATTTTTAGAGGGAGCGGCGAAAGAAATTATTTTACATGATGGAGTTACTAGCTATTTTCAACCAGATAGTGAGTCCTTCTCGATCACTAGCCCTCGCATTGTCGAAGCTTTTCCTGATGTGATTTATAATAATTTTAGTGAACTGGCAGATATCTATGATTTTACTTTATTAGGAAAAACAAGAACTGCAAACCGAAGTGTTCAACTAGTAAAAATGATTGCAAAAGATAGAGATCGCTACAGTTATGTGATATGGATTGATGAAGAGATTCATTTACCTATTCGTATCGATTTATTAGATCAACATAGTGAAGTCATTAGTCAATTTAAAGTCATTGATCTTGATGAAAATTTCGATAAACAAAAAGTTAAAGAGTACCTTGATACTAGAACTTATCCTATTTTATTATCAATTGAAAAACAAGAAAACGTATTAGAAGCTTGGCGTTTAGCATGGCTTCCAAAAGGGTTTAAAGAAATTGCTGCTTATAACGTAAATTTTTATAACTCTGATATAGCAACAAAACTCTATTCAGATGGTGTATTTTCATTCACTGTTAATGTATCATCAGAGCAAGCTAATTTATCTAATCAATTAATACAACAAGGTGGTCGTACTATTTTTTCAACGAATATTGCTCATAAAAATATTATTATCATAGGTAATTTACCTCGTACCACTATAGAGCGCATTGCACAAAATATTGTCGAGAAATCACCGCAAACCTCTCGATAA
- the era gene encoding GTPase Era has protein sequence MTETTQHCGFVAIVGRPNVGKSTLLNQLLGQKVSITSRKAQTTRHRIVGIDTQDNDQIIYIDTPGLHIEEKRAINRLMNRAASSSIGDVELVIFVVEGTHWTDDDEMVANKLKDCKSPVLLVINKIDNVTDKTQLLPHIQEISQKINFLDVVPISAEKGEGIDIIKDIVKKHLPVGEHHFPEDYITDRSQRFMASEIIREKLMRFLGDELPYSVTVEIEQFKVDERTGMYRINGLILVERDGQKKMVIGNKGEKIKKIGIEARKDMQSFFDTKVHLELWVKVKAGWADDERALRSLGYSDD, from the coding sequence ATGACAGAAACAACACAACATTGTGGATTCGTTGCCATTGTAGGTCGACCAAATGTCGGCAAATCAACATTATTAAATCAATTATTAGGTCAAAAAGTTTCAATTACCTCGCGTAAAGCACAAACAACACGCCATCGTATTGTTGGAATTGATACTCAAGATAATGACCAAATAATTTATATTGACACACCGGGTCTTCACATCGAAGAAAAAAGAGCCATCAATCGCCTTATGAATCGAGCGGCGAGTAGTTCTATTGGTGATGTAGAATTGGTGATTTTTGTCGTTGAGGGGACACACTGGACAGATGATGATGAAATGGTTGCTAACAAATTGAAAGATTGTAAGTCGCCAGTCTTATTAGTGATCAATAAAATTGATAATGTTACCGATAAAACCCAATTGTTACCTCATATTCAAGAAATCAGCCAAAAAATCAATTTTCTTGATGTCGTACCAATTAGCGCTGAAAAGGGTGAGGGCATTGATATCATCAAAGATATTGTGAAAAAACATTTACCGGTTGGGGAACACCATTTTCCAGAAGATTATATTACTGACCGATCGCAACGTTTCATGGCATCCGAAATCATTCGTGAAAAATTAATGCGTTTTTTAGGAGATGAGTTGCCTTATTCGGTAACCGTTGAAATTGAACAATTTAAAGTTGATGAACGTACGGGCATGTATCGTATCAATGGTTTGATATTAGTCGAACGTGATGGTCAAAAGAAAATGGTTATTGGTAATAAAGGTGAAAAGATCAAAAAAATAGGTATTGAAGCTCGAAAAGATATGCAATCTTTTTTTGATACCAAAGTTCACTTAGAGTTGTGGGTAAAAGTCAAAGCTGGTTGGGCTGATGACGAGCGAGCATTACGCAGTCTTGGCTATAGTGACGATTAA
- the rpoE gene encoding RNA polymerase sigma factor RpoE: MGEQVTDQVLVDRVLNGDKNAFNLLVIRYQNKLAHLVSRYVLASEVPDVVQETFIKAYRSLSLFKGESVFYTWLYRIAVNTAKNYLTSQGRRPPSSDIDASEAETYEGAESLRDLENPENLALSEEVKKAVFEAIDSLPDDLRIAITLREIEGLSYEEIAEIMDTPVGTVRSRIFRARDAIDEKIKPLIG, encoded by the coding sequence ATGGGGGAGCAAGTAACAGACCAAGTTTTAGTTGATCGTGTATTAAACGGCGATAAAAATGCGTTCAATTTACTTGTGATTCGTTATCAAAATAAGTTAGCTCATTTGGTTTCTCGTTATGTATTAGCATCGGAAGTCCCTGATGTTGTACAAGAAACCTTTATTAAAGCTTATCGATCTTTAAGCTTGTTTAAAGGTGAAAGTGTTTTTTATACTTGGTTATATAGGATAGCTGTTAACACAGCAAAAAATTATTTAACATCTCAAGGACGTAGACCGCCTTCATCTGATATTGATGCAAGTGAGGCGGAGACTTACGAAGGTGCTGAATCGCTCAGGGATTTAGAAAATCCTGAAAATTTAGCACTTTCAGAAGAAGTTAAAAAGGCGGTTTTTGAAGCAATTGATTCACTACCTGATGATTTACGAATCGCAATAACATTGCGTGAAATTGAAGGTTTAAGTTATGAGGAGATTGCAGAAATTATGGACACGCCAGTTGGAACAGTTAGATCACGCATTTTTAGAGCAAGAGATGCGATTGATGAAAAAATAAAACCATTAATTGGTTAG